A single genomic interval of Nocardia bhagyanarayanae harbors:
- the hisI gene encoding phosphoribosyl-AMP cyclohydrolase, whose protein sequence is MTLDPAIAARLKRNDAGLVAAVAQERGSGDVLMVAWMDDEALARTLESRKATYYSRSRQQYWVKGETSGHTQYVHEVRLDCDGDTVLLVVDQEGAACHTGTHTCFDSDVLLGEPG, encoded by the coding sequence ATGACACTGGACCCCGCCATCGCCGCCCGACTCAAGCGCAACGACGCGGGGCTCGTCGCGGCCGTCGCGCAGGAGCGCGGCAGCGGGGATGTGCTGATGGTCGCCTGGATGGACGACGAGGCCCTGGCTCGCACCCTGGAATCCCGCAAGGCGACGTACTATTCGCGCTCGCGTCAGCAGTACTGGGTCAAGGGCGAGACCTCCGGCCACACCCAGTACGTGCACGAGGTGCGGCTGGACTGCGACGGCGACACCGTCCTGCTCGTCGTGGACCAGGAGGGCGCGGCGTGCCACACCGGCACCCACACCTGCTTCGATTCGGACGTGCTGCTCGGCGAACCCGGCTGA
- a CDS encoding MarR family winged helix-turn-helix transcriptional regulator, with protein sequence MEIAHKGVAGRLRALPTRLINQVAIVADRATERALEDTGSRRHHYALLTTLREFGPASQADLGRRTRIDRSDIVAALNDLADRGFVERSPDPGDRRRNIVTLTRPGDRHLDDLDGRLDTAQDELLAALSAAERRQLVGLLTRILDDHSRS encoded by the coding sequence ATGGAGATCGCGCACAAAGGTGTCGCGGGCAGGCTGCGTGCGCTGCCCACCCGGCTGATCAACCAGGTCGCCATCGTGGCCGACCGGGCGACGGAACGGGCGCTGGAGGACACCGGGTCGCGCCGACATCATTACGCCCTGCTGACCACGCTGCGCGAGTTCGGCCCCGCGAGCCAAGCCGATCTCGGCCGCCGTACCCGCATCGACCGGAGCGACATCGTCGCGGCGCTGAACGACTTGGCGGACCGCGGTTTCGTGGAGCGCAGCCCCGACCCCGGCGATCGCCGCCGCAACATCGTCACCCTGACCCGCCCGGGCGATCGCCATCTCGACGACCTGGACGGTCGCCTCGACACCGCGCAGGACGAGTTGCTCGCCGCGCTGTCCGCCGCGGAGCGCCGCCAGTTGGTCGGCTTGCTCACCCGGATACTGGACGATCACTCGCGATCTTGA
- the hisB gene encoding imidazoleglycerol-phosphate dehydratase HisB — MTRTARVERITKESSIVVELDLDGTGKTEISTGVPFYDHMLTALGAHASFDLTVRAEGDIEIEAHHTVEDTAIVFGQALGKALGDKSGIRRFGDAFIPMDETLAHAAVDVSGRPYCVHTGEPEHLLHAVIPGSPVRGRSEPGAPYSTVLNRHVFESIALNARIALHVRVLYGRDQHHVTEAEFKAVARALRAAVELDPRVSGVPSTKGTL; from the coding sequence ATGACAAGGACCGCGCGGGTCGAGCGCATCACCAAGGAATCCAGCATCGTCGTCGAACTGGATCTGGACGGCACCGGCAAGACCGAGATCTCCACCGGAGTCCCGTTCTACGACCACATGCTCACCGCGCTCGGCGCGCACGCCAGCTTCGACCTGACCGTGCGCGCGGAGGGCGACATCGAGATCGAGGCGCACCACACGGTGGAGGACACCGCCATCGTGTTCGGGCAGGCGCTCGGTAAGGCGCTGGGTGACAAGTCCGGCATCCGCCGCTTCGGCGACGCCTTCATCCCGATGGACGAGACCCTCGCGCACGCGGCGGTCGACGTGTCGGGCCGGCCGTACTGCGTGCACACCGGCGAGCCGGAACACCTGCTGCACGCGGTGATTCCGGGCAGCCCGGTGCGGGGTCGTTCCGAGCCGGGCGCGCCGTACTCCACGGTGCTGAACCGCCATGTCTTCGAGTCGATCGCGCTCAACGCCCGTATCGCGCTGCACGTGCGGGTGCTCTACGGCCGCGACCAGCACCACGTCACCGAGGCCGAGTTCAAGGCCGTGGCGCGGGCGCTGCGCGCCGCCGTCGAGCTCGACCCGCGGGTGAGCGGTGTGCCGTCGACGAAGGGAACGCTGTGA
- a CDS encoding peroxiredoxin: MRKGQLAPQFELPDQSGTLRSLDELLTDGPLVLFFYPAANTPICTAEACHFRDLAAEFVALGASCVGISADAVDTQAGFAAKQRLDYPLLSDADGAVAAQFGVKRGLLGKLAPVKRQTFVIDTDRTVLEVITGELRADVHADKALTFLRERVR; this comes from the coding sequence ATGCGCAAAGGACAGCTCGCCCCGCAGTTCGAGCTCCCCGACCAGTCCGGCACCCTCCGCTCCCTCGACGAGTTGCTCACCGACGGGCCGCTGGTGCTGTTCTTCTATCCGGCCGCGAACACCCCTATCTGCACCGCGGAGGCGTGCCACTTCCGCGATCTCGCCGCGGAATTCGTCGCGCTCGGCGCGTCCTGCGTCGGCATCAGCGCCGACGCCGTGGACACCCAGGCGGGTTTCGCCGCCAAGCAACGACTCGACTACCCCCTGCTCTCGGATGCCGACGGCGCGGTGGCCGCGCAGTTCGGCGTCAAGCGCGGATTGCTCGGCAAACTCGCGCCGGTGAAGCGGCAGACCTTCGTCATCGACACCGACCGCACCGTGCTCGAGGTGATCACTGGAGAGTTGCGGGCCGACGTGCATGCCGACAAAGCGCTGACCTTCCTGCGCGAGCGCGTTCGCTGA
- the hisD gene encoding histidinol dehydrogenase, with amino-acid sequence MTSRIELARVDLRGRTPSAAELRSALPRGGVDVDSVLHQVRPVVEAVRDHGVSAALEFGERFDGVIPATVRVPRSELVKALDELDPAVRAALEESIARARAVHADQRRTDTTTEVVPGGTVTERWVPVERVGLYVPGGNAVYPSSVVMNVVPAQTAGVGSLVVASPPQSQFGGLPHPTILAAAQLLGVEEVWAVGGAQGVALLTYGGVDTDGAELEPVDLITGPGNIYVTAAKRLCRGLVGIDAEAGPTEIAILADATADPAHVAADLISQAEHDVLAASVLVTDSVELADAVDAALSTQMTVVKHAHRVREALTGKQSGTVLVDDIEQGLRVVNAYAAEHLEIQTADAAAVAGRVRSAGAVFVGPYAPVSLGDYCAGSNHVLPTAGCARHSSGLSVQTFLRGIHVVEYTEAALKDVAGHVVALANAEDLPAHGQAVTVRFETLS; translated from the coding sequence ATGACATCCCGCATCGAGCTCGCCCGCGTCGACTTGCGCGGTCGTACTCCTTCCGCTGCCGAGCTGCGCTCCGCGCTGCCGCGCGGGGGAGTCGACGTGGACTCGGTGCTGCATCAGGTGCGCCCGGTGGTGGAGGCGGTCCGCGACCATGGCGTCTCCGCGGCGCTGGAGTTCGGCGAGCGGTTCGACGGTGTGATTCCCGCGACCGTCCGCGTCCCGCGGTCCGAGCTGGTCAAGGCGCTCGACGAGCTGGACCCGGCGGTGCGCGCCGCGCTGGAGGAGTCGATCGCGCGGGCTCGCGCGGTGCACGCCGATCAGCGCCGCACCGACACCACCACCGAGGTGGTGCCCGGCGGCACGGTCACCGAACGCTGGGTGCCGGTGGAGCGGGTCGGGCTGTACGTGCCCGGCGGCAACGCCGTCTACCCGTCCAGCGTGGTGATGAACGTGGTGCCCGCGCAGACCGCGGGCGTCGGTTCGCTGGTGGTTGCCTCGCCGCCGCAGTCCCAGTTCGGCGGGCTCCCGCACCCGACCATCCTGGCCGCCGCGCAGCTGCTCGGCGTCGAGGAGGTGTGGGCGGTCGGCGGCGCGCAGGGCGTCGCGCTGCTCACCTACGGCGGCGTCGACACCGACGGCGCGGAACTCGAGCCGGTCGACCTGATCACCGGTCCGGGCAACATCTACGTCACCGCGGCCAAGCGGCTGTGCCGCGGCCTGGTCGGCATCGACGCCGAAGCGGGCCCCACCGAGATCGCCATCCTGGCCGACGCCACCGCCGATCCGGCGCACGTCGCGGCCGACCTGATCAGCCAGGCCGAGCACGACGTGCTCGCGGCCAGCGTGCTCGTCACCGACAGCGTCGAGCTCGCCGACGCGGTGGACGCCGCGCTGAGCACCCAGATGACGGTGGTCAAGCACGCGCACCGGGTGCGAGAGGCGTTGACCGGCAAGCAGTCCGGCACCGTGCTCGTCGACGACATCGAGCAGGGTCTGCGCGTGGTCAACGCCTACGCGGCCGAGCACCTGGAGATCCAGACCGCCGACGCGGCCGCGGTCGCGGGCCGGGTGCGCAGCGCGGGCGCGGTGTTCGTCGGCCCGTACGCGCCGGTCAGCCTGGGCGACTACTGCGCGGGCTCCAACCACGTGCTGCCCACCGCGGGCTGCGCGCGGCACTCCTCCGGACTCAGCGTGCAGACCTTCCTGCGCGGCATCCACGTCGTCGAGTACACCGAGGCGGCGCTGAAGGATGTCGCCGGGCACGTGGTCGCGCTGGCCAATGCCGAGGACCTCCCGGCGCACGGCCAGGCCGTCACGGTGCGATTCGAGACGCTGTCATGA
- a CDS encoding MarR family winged helix-turn-helix transcriptional regulator → MTRLPSALDTQLQRESGVTHFEYWVLTLLSEEPGHRLQMSDLAHKANASLSRLSHVVSKLERMGWAQRSATVGRRGVQAVLTDDGYLKVVEAAPGYLDAVRRLVFDGLDATQKAQLADLSEILAQRLTEVIGQLASTDGATRGERSSE, encoded by the coding sequence ATGACGCGGCTGCCGAGCGCCTTGGACACTCAATTGCAGCGCGAATCCGGAGTCACTCATTTCGAGTATTGGGTTTTGACGTTGCTTTCCGAGGAACCGGGACATCGGCTCCAAATGAGTGACCTTGCACACAAAGCAAATGCCTCGCTATCGCGCCTGTCCCACGTGGTTTCGAAGCTCGAACGAATGGGCTGGGCGCAACGCTCGGCGACGGTGGGTCGCCGCGGCGTGCAGGCGGTCCTCACCGACGACGGCTACCTCAAGGTCGTCGAGGCGGCGCCCGGATACCTGGATGCGGTGCGGCGCTTGGTCTTCGACGGATTGGACGCCACGCAGAAGGCGCAGCTGGCCGATCTCAGCGAGATCCTCGCGCAGCGGCTCACCGAGGTGATCGGTCAGCTCGCGTCGACCGACGGCGCCACCAGGGGCGAACGGTCGAGCGAGTGA
- the hisH gene encoding imidazole glycerol phosphate synthase subunit HisH produces MTTKSVALLDYGSGNLHSAERALVRAGARVEVTADPQIALAADGLVVPGVGAFAACMAGLREVRGERIIGQRLAGGRPVLGICVGMQILFERGVEFGVETDGCAEWPGVVERLSAPVLPHMGWNTVSAPSDSVLFKGMDAETRFYFVHSYAAQTWDLPPSEHFASPKLTWAEHGVPFLAAVENGALSATQFHPEKSGDAGAHLLRNWIDSL; encoded by the coding sequence GTGACAACGAAATCCGTCGCCCTGCTGGACTACGGTTCCGGCAATCTGCACTCCGCGGAGCGGGCGCTGGTGCGTGCGGGCGCGCGCGTCGAGGTGACCGCCGATCCGCAGATCGCGCTGGCGGCCGACGGTCTCGTGGTGCCCGGCGTCGGCGCGTTCGCGGCGTGCATGGCGGGGCTGCGCGAGGTGCGCGGCGAGCGCATCATCGGTCAGCGCTTGGCGGGTGGTCGTCCGGTTCTCGGCATCTGCGTGGGTATGCAGATTCTGTTCGAGCGCGGCGTGGAGTTCGGCGTGGAGACCGACGGGTGCGCCGAATGGCCCGGCGTGGTCGAGCGGCTGTCTGCCCCGGTGCTGCCGCACATGGGCTGGAACACCGTGTCGGCGCCGTCCGACAGCGTGCTGTTCAAGGGTATGGACGCCGAGACCCGGTTCTACTTCGTCCACTCCTATGCCGCTCAGACCTGGGATCTTCCGCCGAGTGAGCATTTCGCGTCGCCGAAGCTCACCTGGGCCGAGCATGGTGTGCCGTTCCTCGCCGCGGTGGAGAACGGTGCTTTGTCCGCTACGCAGTTCCATCCGGAGAAGTCCGGTGACGCGGGAGCTCATCTGTTGCGTAATTGGATCGACTCGTTGTGA
- a CDS encoding inositol monophosphatase family protein translates to MAANPIAELPELLAVASEILDDASGRFVEGLGAPSAVTKGRNDFATELDLELERTVSEGLALRTGIEVHGEEFGGPQLTSGTAWVLDPIDGTFNYSSGHPLSGMLLALVRDGEPVLGLTWLPILGQRYAAMRGGPVLLNGEPLAPLPPGKLADAMIGFGAFNVDSDGRIPGRFRFDLLGPLSRLSSRVRMHGSTGIDLAFTAAGVLGGAIVFGHHPWDNAAGVALVRAAGGVVTDLAGEPWTITSGSVLAAAPGVHEELLEMICTVADPSTAEEG, encoded by the coding sequence ATGGCTGCCAACCCGATCGCGGAGCTTCCCGAGCTGCTCGCCGTGGCGAGCGAGATCCTCGACGACGCCAGTGGGCGTTTCGTCGAGGGGCTCGGCGCGCCGAGCGCGGTCACCAAGGGCCGCAACGACTTCGCCACCGAGCTCGACCTCGAGCTGGAACGTACCGTCTCCGAGGGGCTGGCCCTGCGCACCGGAATCGAGGTGCACGGCGAGGAATTCGGCGGTCCGCAGCTCACCTCCGGCACCGCGTGGGTGCTCGACCCGATCGACGGCACCTTCAACTACTCCTCCGGCCACCCGCTCTCCGGCATGCTGCTCGCGCTGGTGCGCGACGGCGAACCGGTGCTCGGGCTGACCTGGCTGCCGATCCTCGGGCAGCGCTACGCCGCGATGCGCGGCGGCCCGGTGCTGCTCAACGGCGAACCGCTCGCGCCGCTGCCGCCCGGGAAGCTGGCCGACGCGATGATCGGATTCGGCGCCTTCAACGTCGATTCCGACGGTCGCATCCCCGGCCGCTTCCGCTTCGATCTGCTCGGCCCGCTCAGCAGGCTCTCCTCCCGGGTGCGCATGCACGGCTCGACCGGCATCGACCTGGCCTTCACCGCCGCTGGTGTGCTCGGCGGCGCGATCGTGTTCGGCCATCACCCGTGGGACAACGCGGCGGGCGTCGCGCTGGTCCGCGCGGCGGGCGGCGTCGTGACCGACCTGGCGGGCGAGCCGTGGACCATCACCTCCGGCTCGGTGCTCGCGGCGGCGCCCGGGGTGCACGAAGAACTGCTCGAGATGATCTGCACGGTCGCCGATCCGTCGACCGCCGAGGAAGGATGA
- a CDS encoding permease, with amino-acid sequence MTSSEVRPDGKSSASVWRNRIIGGVALFVALVVTYLILAAFIPRWWAQRLAEMVNGSFAKGIGWGLLLGGLCTLIPLLLLLFAVLMWRKRAGKFLAGAAAVLAVLVAIPNLMTLTIVLGGNNAAHAGERILDVDAPAFRGACLVGAVLAVLFFLGAVYLATRRGMRRRKAAKENAAATGNTASATATTPDTTPTRHDHL; translated from the coding sequence ATGACTTCGAGCGAGGTTCGGCCGGACGGCAAATCCAGCGCGTCCGTCTGGCGCAATCGGATCATCGGCGGCGTTGCCCTGTTCGTGGCCCTCGTCGTCACCTACCTCATCCTGGCCGCCTTCATCCCGCGGTGGTGGGCACAGCGGCTCGCCGAGATGGTGAACGGCAGCTTCGCCAAGGGCATCGGCTGGGGACTGCTCCTCGGCGGCCTGTGCACCCTCATCCCGCTGTTGTTGCTGCTGTTCGCGGTGCTGATGTGGCGCAAGCGGGCGGGCAAGTTCCTGGCGGGCGCGGCGGCGGTGCTCGCCGTTCTCGTGGCGATACCGAATCTGATGACGCTGACCATCGTGCTCGGCGGCAACAACGCCGCCCACGCGGGCGAGCGCATTCTGGACGTCGACGCACCCGCGTTCCGCGGCGCGTGTCTGGTCGGCGCGGTGCTCGCGGTGCTGTTCTTCCTCGGTGCGGTGTACCTCGCCACGCGCCGCGGGATGCGGCGGAGAAAGGCCGCCAAGGAGAACGCCGCGGCGACCGGAAACACCGCGTCCGCGACGGCCACCACGCCGGACACGACACCGACACGCCACGACCACCTGTGA
- the hisF gene encoding imidazole glycerol phosphate synthase subunit HisF, translating to MTLAVRVIPCLDVDAGRVVKGVNFENLRDAGDPVELAALYDAQGADELTFLDVTASTGDRGTMIDVVTRTAEQIFIPLTVGGGVRTVEDVDRLLRAGADKVSVNTAAIARPEVLREMSERFGSQCIVLSVDARTVPDGQPDTSSGWEVTTHGGKRGTGIDAVEWAVRGAELGVGEILLNSMDADGTKTGFDLPMIRAVRAAVSVPVIASGGAGAVEHFAPAVQAGADAVLAASVFHFGDLTIGQVKDSMRAENIVVR from the coding sequence ATGACGTTGGCCGTACGCGTGATCCCGTGTCTGGACGTGGACGCGGGCCGGGTGGTCAAGGGCGTCAACTTCGAGAACCTTCGCGACGCGGGCGATCCCGTCGAGCTGGCCGCGCTCTACGACGCCCAGGGCGCCGACGAACTGACCTTCCTCGACGTCACCGCCTCCACCGGCGACCGCGGCACCATGATCGACGTGGTGACCCGCACCGCCGAGCAGATCTTCATCCCGCTCACCGTCGGCGGCGGCGTGCGCACCGTCGAGGACGTGGACCGGCTGCTGCGCGCGGGCGCGGACAAGGTCTCGGTGAACACCGCCGCGATCGCCAGGCCCGAGGTGCTGCGGGAGATGTCGGAACGATTCGGTTCGCAGTGCATCGTGCTCTCCGTCGACGCCCGCACCGTGCCCGACGGCCAGCCCGACACCTCCTCCGGCTGGGAGGTCACCACGCACGGCGGCAAGCGCGGCACCGGCATCGACGCCGTCGAATGGGCCGTGCGCGGCGCCGAGCTCGGGGTCGGCGAGATCCTCCTGAACTCGATGGACGCCGACGGCACCAAGACCGGCTTCGACCTGCCGATGATCCGCGCGGTCCGGGCCGCCGTCTCGGTGCCCGTCATCGCCAGCGGCGGCGCCGGGGCGGTCGAACACTTCGCCCCCGCGGTGCAGGCGGGTGCGGACGCCGTCCTCGCCGCCAGCGTCTTCCACTTCGGCGATCTCACCATCGGCCAGGTCAAGGACTCCATGCGCGCGGAGAACATCGTCGTCCGCTGA
- the priA gene encoding bifunctional 1-(5-phosphoribosyl)-5-((5-phosphoribosylamino)methylideneamino)imidazole-4-carboxamide isomerase/phosphoribosylanthranilate isomerase PriA: MSLVLLPAVDVANGEAVRLVQGEAGSETSYGSPRDAALAWQEAGAEWVHLVDLDAAFGRGSNREVLAEVVGELDVRVELSGGIRDDASLEAALATGCARVNLGTAALEDPVWCASAIARHGERIAVGLDVRIIDGEHRLRGRGWVSDGGDLWEVLERLERDGCSRYVVTDVTKDGTLTGPNLDLLRDVCAATDAPVVASGGVSTVEDLVAIAGLVPDGVEGAIVGKALYAGRFTLPEALAAVR; the protein is encoded by the coding sequence GTGAGTCTTGTGCTGCTACCTGCCGTCGATGTCGCCAATGGAGAAGCCGTCCGCCTGGTCCAGGGGGAGGCGGGCAGCGAGACCAGCTACGGGTCGCCCCGCGACGCCGCACTGGCCTGGCAGGAGGCGGGCGCCGAGTGGGTGCACCTGGTCGACTTGGACGCGGCGTTCGGCCGCGGCTCCAACCGCGAAGTGCTCGCCGAGGTGGTCGGCGAGCTCGACGTGCGGGTCGAGCTGTCCGGCGGCATCCGTGACGACGCGTCCCTCGAGGCGGCGCTGGCCACCGGCTGCGCCCGCGTCAACCTCGGCACCGCCGCGCTGGAGGATCCGGTGTGGTGTGCGAGCGCCATCGCCAGGCACGGCGAGCGCATCGCCGTCGGCCTGGACGTGCGCATCATCGACGGTGAGCACCGGCTGCGGGGCCGCGGCTGGGTCAGCGACGGCGGCGACCTGTGGGAGGTGCTCGAGCGCTTGGAGCGCGACGGCTGCTCGCGCTACGTGGTCACCGACGTCACCAAGGACGGCACCCTGACCGGCCCGAACCTGGACCTGCTCCGCGACGTGTGCGCGGCGACCGACGCCCCGGTGGTCGCCTCCGGCGGTGTGTCCACGGTCGAGGACCTGGTCGCCATCGCCGGGCTGGTGCCCGACGGCGTCGAGGGCGCGATCGTCGGCAAGGCGCTGTACGCGGGCCGGTTCACCCTGCCCGAGGCGCTGGCCGCGGTGCGCTGA
- a CDS encoding histidinol-phosphate transaminase translates to MTGQLVAPGSAIGLDDLPLRENLRGKKPYGAPQLTVPVQLNTNENPHPPSRALIDDVAESIRAAAADLHRYPDRDAVALRTDLAHYLTRQTGVAVDKANVWAANGSNEILQQLLQAFGGPGRSALGFVPSYSMHPIISEGIDTEWVEAKRNADFSLDIDYALAAIAERKPDVVFVTSPNNPTGHSIPQADLVRILEVAPGIVVVDEAYGEFSAAPSAIALIDRFPAKLVVSRTMSKAFAFAGGRLGYLVAAPAVIDAMLLVRLPYHLSVVTQAAARAALRHADETLGSVAELAAQRDRVAAALGEMGFEVVPSDANFVLFGRFADAGRSWQRYLDRGVLIRDVGIPGYLRATIGLAAENDEFLRVSGELAGTELTPR, encoded by the coding sequence ATGACCGGTCAGCTCGTCGCGCCCGGGTCCGCCATCGGCCTGGACGATCTGCCGCTGCGCGAGAATCTGCGCGGCAAGAAGCCTTACGGCGCACCGCAGTTGACCGTTCCGGTGCAGCTGAACACCAACGAGAACCCGCACCCGCCGAGCCGCGCGCTCATCGACGACGTGGCCGAGTCCATCCGTGCCGCGGCCGCCGACCTGCACCGCTATCCGGACCGCGACGCGGTGGCGCTGCGCACCGACCTGGCGCACTACCTCACCCGCCAGACCGGCGTCGCGGTGGACAAGGCGAACGTCTGGGCGGCCAACGGCTCCAACGAGATCCTGCAGCAGCTGCTCCAGGCCTTCGGCGGACCGGGCCGCAGCGCACTGGGTTTCGTGCCGTCCTACTCGATGCACCCGATCATCTCCGAGGGCATCGACACCGAGTGGGTCGAGGCCAAACGCAACGCCGACTTCTCCCTCGACATCGACTACGCGCTGGCGGCCATCGCCGAACGCAAGCCGGACGTGGTCTTCGTGACCAGCCCGAACAACCCCACCGGACACAGCATTCCGCAGGCCGACCTGGTGCGGATCCTCGAAGTCGCGCCCGGCATCGTGGTGGTCGACGAGGCCTACGGCGAATTCTCGGCGGCGCCGAGCGCGATCGCGCTGATCGACCGGTTCCCGGCCAAGCTGGTGGTGAGCCGCACCATGAGCAAGGCCTTCGCGTTCGCGGGCGGCCGGCTGGGCTACCTGGTCGCCGCGCCCGCGGTGATCGACGCGATGCTGCTGGTGCGGCTGCCGTATCACCTGTCGGTGGTCACCCAGGCCGCCGCGCGCGCGGCCCTGCGGCACGCGGACGAAACTCTCGGCAGCGTCGCGGAATTGGCGGCGCAGCGCGATCGGGTCGCGGCCGCGCTCGGCGAGATGGGCTTCGAGGTGGTGCCGAGCGACGCCAATTTCGTGCTGTTCGGCCGGTTCGCCGACGCGGGCCGGTCCTGGCAGCGCTACCTGGACCGCGGCGTGCTCATCCGCGACGTCGGCATCCCCGGCTACCTGCGCGCGACCATCGGCCTCGCGGCCGAGAACGACGAGTTCCTGCGCGTCAGCGGCGAGCTGGCAGGCACCGAACTCACGCCCCGATGA
- a CDS encoding nuclear transport factor 2 family protein translates to MKKFSLALPLTLLPIAALAACSSTATAADAERREIRELLDRNHITALVDRLGHALDEGAFEDFRQIYTADASATTPGGTAQGVDAMIEQAGRSHSPDKKIQHFISNVIVDLRGDTAAVRANLLATFAPAAEGTLTEPKYTLGEIYSFDAVRTAEGWRLSRVQSTPQWAIGTRF, encoded by the coding sequence ATGAAGAAGTTCAGCCTCGCCCTCCCCCTCACCCTCCTGCCGATCGCGGCGCTGGCCGCCTGCTCGTCCACCGCGACAGCCGCCGACGCCGAGCGCCGGGAAATCCGAGAACTGTTGGACCGCAACCACATCACCGCGCTCGTCGACCGCCTCGGCCACGCGCTGGACGAGGGCGCGTTCGAGGATTTCCGGCAGATCTACACCGCCGACGCCAGCGCCACCACGCCGGGCGGCACCGCGCAAGGAGTCGACGCGATGATCGAGCAAGCCGGACGAAGTCATTCCCCGGACAAGAAGATCCAGCACTTCATCAGCAATGTGATCGTGGACCTGCGAGGGGACACAGCCGCGGTACGCGCCAATCTGCTGGCTACTTTCGCGCCTGCGGCGGAGGGGACACTGACCGAGCCGAAGTACACGCTGGGTGAGATCTACAGTTTCGATGCCGTGCGAACGGCGGAGGGGTGGCGGCTCTCCCGGGTGCAAAGCACTCCACAGTGGGCGATCGGTACGCGCTTCTAG
- a CDS encoding TIGR03564 family F420-dependent LLM class oxidoreductase, with amino-acid sequence MSIGVALGPSALDTSENAVDAAVDFGRQAVEAGLSSLWFGQQFSHDTIAVATVVGREVPQLEVGTSAVPIPARHPLFVASQAQTAQAAAHGRFTLGLGLGAAAFTEPVFGIDYDRPIARLREFLTVLRDVFHTGSVDFHGETLTAATPFAAAVAGATPPVPVLVAAMGPQALRVTGELADGTLPFLVGPRALGEHIVEPITAAAERAGRPRPRIGVLVPGVVTADIEGARAKAVAHTAFYDDIPSYRRIVELSGVRRAADLVVIGDEAAIAARVAEYFDAGATDVIFTQTDLTTPEDQRRTWRVLGELRRSRSTDAATALL; translated from the coding sequence ATGAGCATCGGTGTGGCATTGGGTCCGTCCGCGCTGGACACCAGTGAGAACGCGGTGGACGCGGCGGTGGACTTCGGGCGGCAGGCCGTCGAGGCCGGGTTGAGCTCGCTGTGGTTCGGGCAGCAGTTCAGTCACGACACCATCGCCGTGGCGACCGTGGTCGGCCGCGAGGTCCCGCAGCTCGAGGTGGGCACCTCGGCGGTGCCGATCCCGGCGCGGCATCCGTTGTTCGTCGCGAGCCAGGCGCAGACCGCGCAGGCGGCCGCGCACGGCCGGTTCACCCTCGGGCTCGGGCTCGGCGCGGCGGCGTTCACCGAGCCGGTGTTCGGCATCGACTACGACCGCCCGATCGCGCGACTGCGCGAATTCCTCACGGTGCTGCGCGACGTATTCCACACGGGGTCGGTCGATTTCCACGGCGAGACCCTGACCGCGGCGACGCCGTTCGCCGCCGCGGTGGCCGGCGCGACGCCTCCGGTGCCGGTGCTGGTCGCCGCGATGGGTCCGCAGGCGCTGCGGGTCACCGGCGAATTGGCCGACGGCACGCTGCCGTTTCTGGTGGGACCCCGGGCGTTGGGGGAGCACATCGTCGAACCGATCACCGCCGCCGCCGAGCGCGCGGGCAGGCCGCGGCCGCGGATCGGCGTCCTGGTGCCCGGCGTGGTGACCGCCGATATCGAGGGCGCTCGCGCGAAGGCCGTGGCGCACACCGCCTTCTACGACGACATTCCGTCCTATCGGCGGATCGTCGAGCTGTCCGGCGTGCGCCGCGCCGCCGACTTGGTCGTCATCGGGGACGAGGCCGCGATCGCCGCGCGCGTCGCCGAGTACTTCGACGCGGGCGCGACCGACGTGATCTTCACCCAGACCGACCTGACCACGCCGGAGGATCAGCGGCGCACCTGGCGGGTGCTCGGCGAGCTGCGACGTAGTCGATCGACCGACGCCGCGACGGCCCTGTTATAA